The proteins below come from a single Bacteroidota bacterium genomic window:
- a CDS encoding ribonuclease HII, with protein sequence MLKKYYDKSLIEAGCDEAGRGCMAGPVYAAAVILPKSFSHPLLNDSKKLTDAQRKILRPIIEQEALAYAVASVSEAMIDKINILNASIRAMHLAVAKLKTEPALLLIDGNRFKPYKNVQHHCIIGGDGKYASIAAASILAKTYRDDFMDKLHDSFPVYGWLKNKGYGTLDHRIAMEKHGLCEYHRKSFKLKSTQLAIAFK encoded by the coding sequence GTGTTAAAAAAATATTACGATAAAAGTTTAATTGAAGCCGGTTGTGATGAAGCTGGAAGAGGCTGTATGGCTGGCCCTGTATATGCAGCAGCAGTTATACTGCCCAAGAGTTTTAGCCATCCGTTATTAAATGATTCTAAAAAATTAACAGATGCACAGCGTAAAATTCTTAGACCAATTATAGAACAAGAGGCGCTTGCATATGCAGTAGCATCGGTTTCGGAAGCAATGATTGATAAAATTAACATTTTAAATGCTTCTATACGAGCCATGCATTTGGCTGTGGCAAAGCTAAAAACAGAACCAGCTCTTTTATTGATTGATGGTAATAGGTTTAAGCCTTATAAGAATGTTCAGCACCACTGTATTATAGGCGGAGATGGAAAGTATGCCTCTATTGCAGCGGCCTCTATTTTGGCTAAAACGTATAGAGATGATTTTATGGACAAGTTGCATGATTCTTTCCCCGTGTATGGATGGCTTAAGAATAAAGGGTACGGTACCCTTGATCATAGAATTGCGATGGAAAAGCATGGCTTGTGTGAGTACCATCGTAAATCATTTAAACTAAAATCTACACAACTTGCTATAGCGTTTAAGTAA